The following coding sequences are from one Lolium rigidum isolate FL_2022 chromosome 6, APGP_CSIRO_Lrig_0.1, whole genome shotgun sequence window:
- the LOC124663232 gene encoding phospholipase A1 PLIP1, chloroplastic-like: MVASIAGATPSSSSATGCRAKREPAQMHASIRRSRSEPHLRCSRRGGAAGASLTTSRSIGVFPFQFGAAPIRPPPLPEGGGGDGYRLLTVCAGETDPDPDPDPEMPQVRRPDDHWLDRLLELRSRFHDPTKRFFAEDDTLFEDDDDYHDHADGGCAVGYDDEDDAAAEQDGRWDRESFGKLLARAPPADARLFAQLAFLCNMAYVIPEIKEEELKKHYGLTLKTSSVQKKAEASAKSAQVDTESAQPTDDAPKYEVAAEPQPRRPIRRSNHLAYEVAASAASYVQRRARGLLSLREQQQPAAGDQDRLYNSGMAAYVAASTVTAVVAAEDEARQEAARDLRSPLSSPCQWFACDEADGTTRCFVIQGSDSVASWQANLLFEPTTFEDTGVLVHRGIYEAAKGIYAQLMPVIADHVAKHKEGARLRFTGHSLGGSLALLVSLMLVARGVVSPDSLLPVVTFGAPSVFCGGQLVLEALGVGEGHVRAVAMHRDIVPRAFSCRYPGHAVALLKRLNGALRTHPCLNSQKVLYTPIGATYILQPDGKASPHHPFLPKGAALFRVDPEERARRPERTVVASALRAFLNSPHPLETLSDLSAYGAEGAILRDHESGNYFRALYALTKVAPRRRKQPEIVWRLPGVERLQHYWWPGVADTVLPRPVVVRNKELVAEA; encoded by the exons ATGGTGGCGAGCATTGCCGGAGCGACGCCATCATCGTCGTCGGCCACGGGCTGCCGGGCCAAGAGGGAGCCGGCGCAGATGCACGCCAGCATCCGGCGGTCGCGCTCCGAGCCACACCTCCGCTGCTcccgccgcggcggcgccgccggcgcctcgCTCACCACCAGCCGCTCCATCGGCGTCTTCCCGTTCCAGTTCGGCGCCGCGCCGatccgcccgccgccgctccccgagggcggcggcggcgacgggtacCGGCTCCTCACCGTGTGCGCCGGCGAGACCGACCCGGACCCGGACCCCGACCCGGAAATGCCGCAGGTCAGGCGGCCAGACGACCACTGGCTCGACCGCCTCCTCGAGCTCCGCTCCCGCTTCCACGACCCCACCAAACGCTTCTTCGCCGAAGACGACACCCTcttcgaggacgacgacgactaccaCGACCACGCCGACGGCGGCTGCGCCGTCGgctacgacgacgaggacgacgccgcgGCGGAGCAGGACGGCAGGTGGGACCGCGAGTCCTTCGGCAAGCTGCTGGCGCGGGCCCCGCCGGCCGATGCCCGGCTGTTCGCGCAGCTGGCCTTCCTCTGCAACATGGCCTACGTCATCCCTGAGATCAAG GAAGAGGAGCTGAAAAAACACTACGGGTTGACGTTGAAGACATCGTCGGTGCAGAAGAAGGCCGAGGCCAGCGCCAAAAGCGCCCAGGTGGACACCGAGTCCGCCCAGCCGACGGACGACGCGCCCAAGTACGAGGTGGCCGCGGAGCCGCAGCcgcggcggccgatccgccgcTCCAACCACCTGGCGTACGAGGTGGCCGCGTCGGCGGCGTCCTACGTCCAGAGGCGCGCGCGCGGCCTGCTCTCGCTccgcgagcagcagcagccggcTGCCGGGGACCAGGACCGGCTGTACAACTCGGGGATGGCGGCGTACGTGGCCGCGTCGACGGTCACGGCGGTGGTGGCCGCCGAGGACGAGGCGCGCCAGGAGGCCGCGCGCGACCTGCGGTCGCCGCTGTCCTCGCCGTGCCAGTGGTTCGCCTGCGACGAGGCCGACGGGACCACCCGCTGCTTCGTCATCCAGGGCTCCGACTCGGTGGCGTCGTGGCAGGCCAACCTCCTCTTCGAGCCCACCACGTTCGAGGACACGGGCGTCCTCGTGCACCGCGGCATCTACGAGGCGGCCAAGGGCATCTACGCGCAGCTCATGCCGGTGATCGCGGACCACGTGGCGAAGCACAAGGAGGGCGCGCGCCTGCGGTTCACGGGGCACTCGCTCGGCGGCAGCCTCGCGCTGCTCGTCAGCCTCATGCTGGTTGCGCGCGGGGTGGTCAGCCCGGACTCGTTGCTCCCCGTGGTGACCTTCGGCGCCCCCTCGGTGTTCTGCGGCGGGCAGCTCGTGCTGGAGGCGCTCGGCGTCGGCGAGGGACACGTCCGCGCCGTGGCCATGCACCGCGACATCGTGCCGAGGGCGTTCTCCTGCCGGTATCCCGGCCACGCCGTGGCGCTGCTCAAGCGGCTCAACGGCGCGCTGCGCACGCACCCCTGCCTCAACAGCCAGAAGGTGCTGTACACGCCGATCGGCGCCACGTACATCCTGCAGCCGGACGGCAAGGCGTCGCCGCACCACCCGTTCCTGCCCAAGGGCGCGGCGCTGTTCCGGGTCGACCCGGAGGAGCGCGCGAGGCGGCCAGAGAGGACCGTCGTGGCCAGCGCCCTGCGCGCCTTCCTCAACTCGCCGCACCCGCTGGAGACGCTGAGCGACCTATCGGCCTACGGCGCCGAGGGCGCCATCCTCCGGGACCACGAGTCCGGCAACTACTTCCGGGCGCTCTACGCCCTCACCAAGGTGGCGCCGCGCCGCCGGAAGCAGCCGGAAATCGTCTGGCGGCTTCCAGGCGTCGAGCGGCTGCAGCACTACTGGTGGCCGGGGGTCGCCGACACCGTGCTCCCGAGGCCGGTGGTGGTCCGGAACAAGGAGCTGGTCGCCGAGGCCTGA